From Borrelia puertoricensis, the proteins below share one genomic window:
- a CDS encoding collagen-like protein, producing MGPQGPQGVAGKNGKDGVQGPQGPRGLEGHAGVPGLPGLPGLPGLDGANSSELIRAKCMNFSNLYSANKDQFNSGLVNIPFNHMIGTESTFVGFEDPVVQDNLYAGMDYNQGYATALKSVIDKLLLSPSKPDMIGAAKRLLNVIRDIGAYVGDVVDRNRANVILSSHTLGRVIAIKGQDFLLDLVFLLDTMLLLRFSLIKDIHSILTSVKDLQDVERIKDALSPIIGFGSSINVRVYGKTISSLEGLKAEIERKVQ from the coding sequence GTGGGCCCACAGGGTCCACAAGGAGTTGCAGGCAAAAATGGTAAGGATGGGGTTCAAGGTCCACAAGGGCCAAGAGGATTAGAGGGCCATGCGGGTGTGCCAGGTCTGCCAGGTCTGCCAGGTCTGCCAGGTCTGGACGGAGCTAATAGTTCTGAATTGATAAGGGCAAAATGCATGAATTTTAGCAATTTATATTCTGCTAATAAAGATCAATTTAATTCTGGCTTAGTTAATATTCCATTTAATCATATGATTGGTACTGAGAGTACATTTGTTGGTTTTGAAGATCCTGTTGTACAGGATAATCTTTATGCTGGTATGGATTATAATCAAGGTTATGCTACAGCCTTAAAATCTGTAATAGATAAATTATTACTTTCTCCTTCTAAGCCTGATATGATTGGAGCTGCTAAAAGGCTTCTGAATGTTATAAGGGATATTGGAGCTTATGTTGGTGATGTTGTAGATCGGAATAGAGCAAATGTAATTTTGAGTAGCCATACTCTAGGTAGAGTTATTGCAATCAAAGGGCAAGATTTTCTTCTTGATCTTGTTTTTTTGCTAGATACAATGTTGCTTTTGAGGTTTAGCTTAATAAAGGATATTCACTCAATATTAACTTCAGTAAAAGATTTGCAAGATGTTGAAAGAATTAAAGATGCTTTATCGCCAATTATTGGTTTCGGCTCAAGTATTAATGTAAGAGTTTATGGGAAGACTATAAGTAGCTTAGAAGGTTTAAAAGCTGAGATTGAGAGAAAGGTTCAGTAA